A single Chlamydia suis DNA region contains:
- the rplA gene encoding 50S ribosomal protein L1, whose translation MTKHGKRIRGIQEKYDFTKPYSLGEAIDILKQCPAVRFDQTVDVSVKLGVDPRKSDQQIRGSVSLPHGTGKVLRIVVFAAGDKAAEAVEAGADFVGSDDLVEKIKGGWVDFDVAVATPDMMREVGKLGKVLGPRNLMPTPKAGTVTTDVVKAISELRKGKIEFKADRAGVCNVGVAKLSFDNAQIKENVEALCAALIKAKPATAKGQYLINFTISSTMGPGVSVDTRELIAL comes from the coding sequence ATGACAAAGCATGGAAAACGCATTCGTGGTATCCAAGAGAAATATGATTTCACAAAACCATATTCTTTGGGTGAGGCGATAGATATTTTAAAACAGTGTCCTGCTGTGCGTTTTGATCAAACGGTTGATGTGTCTGTTAAACTGGGAGTTGATCCTAGAAAGAGCGATCAGCAGATTCGTGGTTCAGTTTCTTTGCCTCACGGTACGGGTAAGGTTTTACGAATCGTGGTTTTTGCTGCAGGGGATAAGGCTGCAGAAGCTGTGGAAGCTGGAGCAGACTTTGTTGGTAGTGATGACTTAGTAGAGAAAATCAAAGGGGGCTGGGTTGACTTTGATGTTGCTGTTGCTACCCCTGACATGATGAGAGAGGTCGGAAAACTAGGAAAAGTTTTGGGACCAAGAAATCTTATGCCTACTCCGAAAGCAGGCACTGTGACGACCGATGTAGTTAAAGCTATTTCGGAGCTAAGAAAAGGTAAAATTGAATTTAAAGCTGATCGAGCAGGTGTATGCAACGTGGGTGTTGCGAAACTTTCTTTCGATAACGCGCAAATCAAGGAAAATGTCGAGGCTTTGTGTGCGGCATTGATTAAAGCTAAACCTGCAACCGCGAAAGGACAATACTTAATTAATTTCAC
- the rplK gene encoding 50S ribosomal protein L11 produces the protein MSNKKIIKIIKLQIPGGKANPAPPIGPALGAAGVNIMGFCKEFNAATQDRPGDLLPVVITVYSDKTFSFVMKQPPVSSLIKKALGLESGSKIPNRNKVGKLTRSQITAIAEQKMKDMDVVLLQSAEKMVEGTARSMGVDVE, from the coding sequence ATGTCGAATAAGAAAATCATTAAAATCATTAAATTGCAAATCCCTGGAGGGAAAGCTAACCCAGCTCCACCGATCGGTCCTGCTTTAGGTGCTGCAGGAGTAAACATTATGGGATTTTGTAAGGAGTTCAATGCGGCGACTCAAGATCGTCCAGGTGATTTGCTTCCCGTAGTAATCACTGTATATTCAGATAAAACTTTTTCTTTTGTGATGAAACAGCCTCCTGTTTCTTCATTGATCAAAAAAGCTTTAGGGTTGGAGTCTGGGTCTAAGATCCCTAATAGAAATAAAGTAGGTAAGTTGACTCGATCACAAATTACGGCGATTGCTGAGCAAAAGATGAAAGATATGGATGTTGTTCTTTTACAGTCTGCCGAAAAGATGGTTGAAGGGACTGCCCGAAGCATGGGTGTAGATGTAGAGTAA
- the nusG gene encoding transcription termination/antitermination protein NusG, whose product MFKWYVVQVFTAQEKKVKKSLEDFKEASGMSDFIQQIILPSENVMEVKRGEHKIVEKYIWPGYLLVKMHLTDESWSYVKKTQGVVEFLGGGAPVALSEEEVKNILADLEEKKSGVVQKHKFEVGSQVKINDGVFVNFVGVVSEVFHDKGRLSVMVSIFGRETRVDDLEFWQVEEVVPGQESE is encoded by the coding sequence ATGTTTAAGTGGTATGTCGTCCAAGTTTTTACGGCTCAAGAAAAGAAGGTAAAAAAGTCTTTAGAAGATTTTAAAGAAGCCTCAGGAATGTCTGATTTTATTCAGCAAATCATTTTGCCTTCGGAGAATGTTATGGAGGTAAAAAGGGGCGAACATAAGATCGTTGAGAAGTATATTTGGCCGGGGTATCTTTTAGTTAAGATGCATTTAACCGATGAATCTTGGTCTTATGTGAAAAAAACACAGGGCGTAGTTGAGTTCTTGGGGGGAGGGGCTCCCGTAGCTTTATCAGAAGAAGAAGTAAAAAATATTTTAGCAGATCTGGAAGAGAAGAAATCTGGAGTTGTCCAGAAACACAAGTTCGAAGTGGGATCCCAGGTTAAAATTAATGACGGAGTTTTCGTTAACTTCGTTGGGGTGGTTTCGGAAGTGTTCCATGATAAAGGACGGCTTAGTGTCATGGTTTCCATCTTTGGAAGAGAGACTCGCGTTGATGATCTAGAGTTCTGGCAGGTTGAAGAAGTCGTTCCAGGACAAGAAAGTGAGTGA
- the secE gene encoding preprotein translocase subunit SecE, translated as MGQDQRKNFLKRVSLAKKQAAFAGNFIEEIKKIEWVTKRDLKRYVKIALMSIFGFGFSIYCVDLALRKSLSLLGKVTSFFFG; from the coding sequence ATGGGGCAGGATCAACGAAAAAATTTTCTTAAGAGAGTGTCTCTCGCAAAAAAACAGGCTGCTTTTGCGGGTAATTTTATAGAAGAAATTAAGAAGATTGAGTGGGTGACTAAGCGAGATCTCAAAAGATATGTCAAAATTGCTTTGATGAGTATTTTTGGCTTTGGATTTTCTATCTATTGTGTGGATTTGGCTCTTCGAAAGTCTCTTTCATTGTTAGGTAAAGTAACAAGCTTTTTCTTTGGTTGA
- the tuf gene encoding elongation factor Tu has product MSKETFQRNKPHINIGTIGHVDHGKTTLTAAITRALSGDGLADFRDYSSIDNTPEEKARGITINASHVEYETPNRHYAHVDCPGHADYVKNMITGAAQMDGAILVVSATDGAMPQTKEHILLARQVGVPYIVVFLNKIDMISEEDAELVDLVEMELAELLEEKGYKGCPIIRGSALKALEGDPAYIEKVRELMQAVDDNIPTPEREIDKPFLMPIEDVFSISGRGTVVTGRIERGVVKVSDKVQLVGLRETKETIVTGVEMFRKELPEGRAGENVGLLLRGIGKNDVERGMVVCLPNSVKPHTQFKCAVYVLQKEEGGRHKPFFTGYRPQFFFRTTDVTGVVTLPEGVEMVMPGDNVEFEVQLISPVALEEGMRFAIREGGRTIGAGTISQIIA; this is encoded by the coding sequence ATGTCAAAAGAAACTTTTCAACGTAATAAGCCTCATATCAACATAGGGACCATTGGGCACGTTGACCATGGTAAGACTACGTTGACAGCTGCTATTACGCGTGCGTTGTCTGGAGATGGGTTGGCTGATTTTCGTGATTATAGCTCTATTGACAACACTCCTGAAGAAAAAGCTCGCGGTATTACAATTAACGCTTCCCACGTTGAGTACGAAACTCCTAATCGTCACTATGCTCACGTGGATTGCCCAGGTCACGCCGACTATGTCAAAAACATGATTACTGGTGCGGCTCAAATGGACGGCGCTATTTTGGTCGTTTCTGCGACGGATGGAGCTATGCCTCAAACTAAAGAGCACATTCTTTTGGCAAGACAGGTTGGGGTTCCTTACATCGTTGTTTTCCTCAATAAAATTGATATGATTTCCGAAGAAGATGCCGAGCTTGTTGACTTGGTTGAGATGGAATTAGCAGAACTCCTTGAAGAAAAGGGATATAAAGGATGCCCTATCATTAGAGGTTCTGCTTTAAAAGCTTTGGAAGGAGATCCTGCCTATATCGAAAAAGTTAGAGAGCTAATGCAGGCTGTTGATGATAATATTCCTACGCCTGAACGAGAAATTGATAAGCCTTTCTTAATGCCTATCGAAGACGTGTTCTCTATTTCTGGTCGAGGAACGGTTGTGACTGGACGTATTGAGCGAGGCGTTGTTAAAGTTTCTGATAAGGTTCAGTTGGTCGGGCTCAGAGAAACAAAAGAAACGATTGTTACGGGAGTTGAAATGTTTAGAAAAGAGCTCCCAGAAGGTCGTGCGGGGGAAAACGTTGGGTTGCTCCTTAGAGGTATTGGTAAGAATGATGTTGAAAGAGGAATGGTCGTTTGCTTACCAAACAGCGTTAAACCTCATACACAGTTTAAGTGTGCTGTTTACGTTCTGCAAAAAGAAGAAGGCGGACGTCACAAGCCTTTCTTCACAGGATATCGACCTCAGTTCTTTTTCCGTACAACGGACGTTACCGGTGTGGTGACTTTGCCTGAAGGGGTGGAGATGGTTATGCCCGGTGATAATGTTGAATTTGAAGTGCAACTGATTAGTCCTGTGGCTTTGGAAGAAGGAATGAGATTTGCTATCCGTGAAGGTGGCCGCACGATTGGTGCTGGAACTATTTCTCAGATCATTGCATAA
- the infA gene encoding translation initiation factor IF-1: protein MAKKEDTIVLEGRVEELLPGMHFRVMLENGVPITAHLCGKMRMSNIRLLVGDRVTVEMSTYDLTKARVVYRHR, encoded by the coding sequence ATGGCAAAAAAAGAAGATACGATCGTTCTGGAAGGTAGAGTGGAAGAGTTGTTGCCCGGAATGCATTTTAGGGTAATGCTAGAGAACGGGGTTCCTATTACCGCACATTTGTGTGGGAAAATGCGTATGAGCAATATCCGCTTGCTGGTTGGAGATCGCGTGACCGTCGAAATGTCTACTTATGATTTGACGAAAGCTCGTGTCGTTTACAGACATCGGTAG
- a CDS encoding SufE family protein: protein MTHNTFPEHKTCLEKQERALALLFPKDFVKDTFYKQLMQIGRSAKPFPKEFLTKEHLVLGCQSDLYLHSEFRDNALFFFTYTEALISSGIAVLFSTIYSGETPETILTCKPLFFEKLSKHLSMGRSRGGESLFLSMQRIAVQHLAQKSD, encoded by the coding sequence ATGACACACAACACTTTTCCCGAACATAAAACTTGCCTAGAAAAACAAGAAAGAGCGCTAGCTCTTCTTTTCCCTAAAGATTTCGTTAAAGATACTTTTTACAAACAACTGATGCAAATTGGTCGCTCAGCAAAGCCTTTCCCAAAAGAATTTTTAACAAAAGAACATTTAGTTTTAGGCTGCCAAAGCGACCTCTATCTTCATAGTGAATTCAGGGACAACGCTCTATTTTTTTTCACTTACACCGAAGCTCTGATCTCTTCCGGTATTGCAGTACTGTTTTCTACCATTTATTCTGGAGAAACCCCTGAAACCATTCTGACCTGCAAGCCTCTGTTTTTTGAAAAATTAAGCAAGCATTTGTCTATGGGAAGGTCTCGTGGAGGAGAATCCCTTTTTCTCAGCATGCAACGCATAGCCGTTCAACATCTAGCTCAAAAAAGCGATTAG
- a CDS encoding DUF687 family protein: protein MSSPCSNDNRNLCCNLTIEEESETESGSFSSSTESLSTTSPAQSTAEQVDNLIGGGGQSSSLESLSIASSSEDDRVCGVRVCDFSDEDDEDLQSAVEVAYVNSSGLTNRSVWGDSIRLSEILCRPVTAIPNSGGRACWLLSRGLGLSQCSSIPENHPTVRALLRAWSRFFQRSGSGSFLQIYNGDGGLFVDRALQLLSCQDWIDRIRVVGLDPSFFVASAPNRHFYLSPCSYQRLLDLSGFLDAKRAGCISKIPFSPYTQDFVPAVWDSCFEVALRMELLCLTGLTSLSTESSPVSDSSDSSRLQLVRVVSSEESYAFARLQSVLSQEMTSSVRSGNPFPIPYVRLILLLTTLFRHSITSVKAAVAYTPSVLNMLDAGYTASYVAGVSAEIFLLCTNSPDRAQRLRWLRMMARLFSSWGWLMGVVELSGDYGVTLNLVIQNTQGTSCVRNMLLWKEFTLTPVLLLDCAARYFPSLWDRAVGLGMRLTTPVLYREERDRLSRSSGQDRTLVRARRNDRYDSRQHAAVGTSVELISVVCGALVQLMFIGVDGFSLRLPEECRTVPCNNTTALQNMSSVVSVANTTAGCSGNSTVRDIFPSGNNVESDSIARVLNTVRMIWCGVMLLYFLYTAFRLTRNARRGN, encoded by the coding sequence ATGTCTAGTCCATGTTCAAATGATAATAGGAATTTGTGTTGTAATCTGACTATAGAAGAAGAGAGTGAAACGGAGTCTGGTAGTTTCAGTTCTTCAACAGAGAGTTTGTCCACAACTTCTCCTGCGCAGTCTACAGCAGAACAGGTGGATAATCTGATTGGTGGGGGAGGGCAGTCTTCTTCCTTAGAGTCTTTATCCATAGCTTCTAGTTCTGAGGATGACAGAGTCTGCGGAGTTCGTGTTTGCGATTTTAGTGATGAAGATGATGAGGATTTGCAATCAGCTGTGGAAGTGGCCTATGTGAATTCGAGTGGCTTAACTAACCGCAGTGTTTGGGGTGATAGTATTCGGTTGAGTGAAATACTTTGTCGGCCAGTGACGGCGATCCCCAATTCAGGAGGAAGGGCTTGTTGGCTGCTTTCTAGAGGATTAGGATTATCGCAATGTTCTTCGATTCCTGAGAATCACCCAACGGTAAGGGCTTTATTAAGAGCCTGGAGTAGGTTTTTTCAAAGAAGCGGGTCTGGTAGTTTTCTTCAGATTTATAATGGTGATGGAGGGCTTTTTGTAGATCGAGCGCTTCAGCTTCTTTCTTGTCAGGATTGGATTGATCGTATTCGAGTTGTGGGGCTAGATCCTTCGTTTTTTGTTGCCTCAGCTCCTAATAGACATTTTTATTTAAGTCCTTGTAGTTATCAAAGATTGTTAGATCTTAGCGGTTTTTTAGATGCTAAGCGGGCGGGGTGTATTTCAAAAATTCCTTTCTCTCCTTACACGCAGGATTTTGTTCCTGCAGTCTGGGATTCTTGCTTTGAAGTTGCGTTGCGAATGGAGCTCTTGTGTCTTACGGGTTTAACCTCGTTATCGACAGAGAGTTCTCCTGTCAGTGATTCTTCAGACTCTTCGCGTTTACAGCTTGTCCGAGTGGTTTCTTCGGAGGAAAGTTATGCGTTTGCTCGTTTGCAATCCGTCTTGAGCCAGGAGATGACTTCTTCAGTGCGTTCTGGGAACCCCTTCCCAATCCCTTATGTAAGATTGATTCTTTTGCTGACTACGCTATTCAGACACTCGATAACTTCGGTAAAAGCTGCAGTTGCGTACACGCCTTCTGTTTTGAACATGTTGGATGCGGGGTATACGGCTTCTTATGTTGCAGGTGTTTCTGCGGAAATTTTTCTACTGTGTACAAATAGTCCTGATAGGGCGCAGCGTTTGCGTTGGTTGCGGATGATGGCAAGACTATTTTCGTCTTGGGGTTGGTTAATGGGGGTTGTTGAATTAAGCGGTGACTATGGAGTTACGCTCAATTTAGTGATTCAAAATACTCAGGGGACATCCTGTGTAAGGAACATGCTACTATGGAAGGAGTTTACGCTCACGCCAGTGCTGCTGTTGGATTGTGCTGCACGGTATTTTCCCTCCTTGTGGGACAGAGCGGTAGGACTGGGGATGCGATTAACAACCCCTGTTTTGTATAGGGAAGAGAGGGATAGGCTTTCTAGATCCAGTGGTCAAGACAGAACCTTAGTCAGAGCAAGGCGGAATGACAGATACGATTCTAGGCAACATGCTGCAGTAGGGACGTCAGTGGAGCTTATATCTGTTGTGTGTGGCGCTCTGGTACAGCTTATGTTTATCGGGGTGGACGGATTTAGCTTAAGACTGCCAGAGGAATGTAGGACCGTTCCTTGTAACAATACGACTGCATTGCAAAACATGTCGAGCGTTGTGAGTGTGGCTAACACAACGGCCGGATGTTCTGGGAATAGCACGGTGAGGGACATCTTCCCTTCAGGAAATAATGTGGAGTCAGACAGTATTGCTCGAGTTTTGAATACAGTGCGTATGATATGGTGTGGGGTTATGTTGTTATACTTTTTATACACAGCGTTCCGGCTCACAAGAAATGCTCGTCGAGGCAATTAA
- a CDS encoding DUF687 family protein, which translates to MAFPASNNCGNGSNSTDRVIYIGETSSDSEESDASFSQETDLNAAQTTALRVNSAVLGTGEGDTRSSLRTVSSTTSVSSLEMQVALSSEDLASGVRVCEYDDEEEEEAPRLEWAGVGYVNSSGLTRNSAWRDAFRLSEMLCQPVFATPNSGGWSCWLLSRGLGLSQCSSIPESHPTVQALLRTWSRFFQGAGEVFLQIYNGDGGLFVERALQLLSCREWLSRIRVVGIDPSFFVRSTHNVHFYMTSGSLSRLLDVSGLMQARIANRVSVVPFSPYTQSIVPEVWDACYECALRFEFMHLAGIASFDFSSRENVLNQEIRHFDARLIRIVDSERSLAFSRLEAVLRADTTSSVRSGNAFPIPSLRMIFLVHTLVRHAITSIKTAYQYDGLSIGNVLDSAFLAAYAGETVGEIFLLCTNEPRTAERTRLLRMLARLLSANGWAAGVMELVYSGILSVSLLIRGSDSPCQIQLLMWFTVTVGSVTAIELSQWYFPSIWGRIQNLGMRLTTPAMYREEQEIESASALIPLQQESRRRRFSNRQYRAVLLSAELIAMLADSIILLMFEGVDFWGLGLPEHCRSQPCTNATALALPSSNVTTIVPNQTAVCSDNSTRPRPIFPPIIGSYAQDVRDGGVAAVAATIRMIWVGVLLLYFLYAAFRLVREARRGGR; encoded by the coding sequence ATGGCGTTCCCGGCTTCGAATAATTGCGGAAATGGCAGCAATTCTACAGATCGCGTTATATACATAGGAGAAACTTCCTCGGATTCCGAAGAGAGTGATGCATCTTTTTCCCAAGAGACTGATTTGAATGCTGCGCAAACTACTGCGCTTAGAGTTAACTCAGCTGTTCTCGGAACTGGGGAGGGGGATACCCGATCTTCTTTAAGGACGGTATCCTCAACAACTTCCGTATCTAGTTTGGAGATGCAAGTAGCTCTTTCTTCGGAAGATCTGGCTAGTGGTGTGCGAGTCTGTGAGTATGATGATGAGGAGGAGGAAGAAGCTCCAAGATTGGAATGGGCTGGCGTAGGCTATGTAAATAGTAGTGGGCTTACAAGAAATAGTGCTTGGAGGGACGCTTTTAGGTTGAGTGAGATGCTTTGCCAGCCCGTCTTCGCTACTCCTAATTCCGGGGGATGGTCGTGTTGGTTGCTCTCTAGGGGGCTGGGATTGTCGCAATGCAGTTCGATTCCTGAGAGTCATCCTACCGTTCAGGCTTTGCTTAGGACTTGGAGCAGGTTTTTTCAGGGAGCAGGAGAGGTTTTCCTTCAGATTTATAACGGAGATGGAGGGCTTTTTGTAGAGCGAGCGCTTCAGCTTCTTTCTTGTCGGGAGTGGTTGAGTCGTATTCGAGTTGTGGGGATCGATCCTTCATTTTTCGTTCGATCTACACACAATGTCCATTTTTATATGACATCTGGCAGCTTGAGTAGGCTATTAGACGTTAGTGGTCTGATGCAAGCCAGAATCGCCAATAGAGTGTCAGTTGTGCCTTTTTCTCCTTATACGCAAAGTATCGTTCCTGAGGTTTGGGATGCTTGTTATGAATGTGCTTTGCGTTTTGAATTTATGCATTTAGCAGGGATTGCTTCGTTTGACTTTTCTTCGCGAGAGAATGTATTAAATCAAGAGATCCGACACTTTGATGCACGGCTAATTCGAATAGTAGATTCTGAAAGAAGTTTGGCTTTTTCTCGTTTAGAGGCTGTTTTACGAGCGGATACAACGTCTTCTGTTCGATCAGGGAATGCCTTCCCTATTCCTTCTCTTCGAATGATCTTTCTTGTACACACGTTGGTTCGTCATGCCATTACTTCTATAAAAACCGCCTATCAATACGATGGACTTTCTATCGGGAACGTTTTAGATTCCGCATTTCTTGCTGCATACGCGGGAGAAACCGTAGGAGAAATCTTTTTGCTTTGTACGAATGAACCGCGAACAGCGGAACGTACCCGTTTATTACGAATGCTTGCGAGACTATTATCTGCCAATGGATGGGCAGCGGGGGTTATGGAGTTAGTGTATAGCGGCATTTTAAGCGTTTCGCTGCTGATACGAGGTTCTGATAGTCCTTGCCAAATACAGTTGCTTATGTGGTTTACTGTAACAGTGGGATCTGTAACGGCGATAGAGCTGTCTCAGTGGTATTTTCCTAGTATTTGGGGACGGATTCAAAACTTGGGAATGCGATTAACAACTCCGGCCATGTATAGGGAAGAGCAGGAAATAGAGTCTGCATCTGCGTTAATACCTCTTCAGCAGGAGAGTCGAAGAAGAAGATTTTCTAATCGGCAGTATCGAGCTGTTTTGTTGTCTGCGGAGTTAATAGCGATGTTAGCTGATTCGATTATCCTTTTAATGTTTGAAGGGGTAGATTTCTGGGGGCTGGGTTTGCCAGAGCACTGTCGGTCTCAACCTTGCACAAACGCGACAGCCTTGGCATTGCCTAGCTCGAATGTAACGACGATAGTCCCTAATCAGACCGCTGTGTGTTCTGACAATTCAACAAGGCCCAGACCTATTTTCCCTCCTATCATAGGAAGTTATGCGCAAGATGTGAGGGATGGAGGGGTCGCTGCCGTTGCTGCGACTATTCGTATGATTTGGGTAGGGGTGTTGTTGTTATATTTTCTGTACGCCGCCTTCCGATTGGTACGAGAAGCTCGCCGGGGAGGGCGTTGA